In the bacterium genome, one interval contains:
- a CDS encoding ATP-dependent DNA ligase has product MKLPLSLDLEPMLAAPADGMPAGDRWEYEPKWDGFRTLVFRDGDEVALISRGARPMTRYFPEVLPAFRTLRDEQVVLDGELVVVGDNGLDFGALQQRIHPADSRVRMLSEATPAWYIAFDLLCEGGADLRGQPLGERRQRLEQLLQGIKPPIFLTPYTRDRRTAEDWFERFEGAGLDGVIAKSWDGEYVPGKRMWVKIKHRRTCDCVVIGWRRSNDGLSLGSLLLGLYDRKGTLHYVGHTSSFSVAERKALIAKLQPLAVDVPESEWGAGHAGRMPGGPSRWSRGKDTEWATVRPELVCEVAYDKLEAGERFRHATRFLRWRADKPPRECGFDQIASAAAFDVRGIFGSR; this is encoded by the coding sequence GTGAAACTTCCGCTCTCCCTGGACCTGGAACCGATGCTCGCGGCGCCGGCCGACGGCATGCCGGCCGGCGACCGCTGGGAGTACGAGCCCAAGTGGGACGGCTTCCGGACGCTGGTCTTCCGGGACGGGGACGAGGTCGCGCTGATCAGCCGGGGGGCGCGCCCGATGACGCGCTACTTCCCCGAGGTCCTGCCCGCGTTTCGCACGCTGCGCGATGAGCAGGTGGTGCTCGACGGAGAGCTCGTCGTCGTCGGCGACAACGGCCTGGATTTCGGCGCCCTCCAGCAGCGCATCCACCCGGCCGACTCGCGCGTCCGCATGCTCAGCGAGGCGACGCCGGCCTGGTACATCGCGTTCGATCTGCTGTGCGAAGGCGGTGCCGATTTGCGCGGCCAACCGCTCGGCGAGCGGCGCCAGCGCCTCGAGCAGCTGCTGCAAGGCATCAAGCCCCCGATCTTCCTCACGCCATACACCCGCGACCGCAGGACGGCCGAGGATTGGTTCGAGCGCTTCGAAGGCGCGGGCCTCGACGGTGTCATCGCCAAGTCGTGGGACGGGGAGTACGTCCCCGGCAAGCGCATGTGGGTGAAGATCAAGCACCGGCGCACCTGTGATTGCGTCGTCATCGGCTGGCGCAGGTCCAACGACGGCCTGTCGCTCGGCTCGCTGCTCCTCGGCCTGTACGACCGCAAAGGCACCCTGCATTACGTCGGGCACACGTCATCGTTCAGCGTCGCCGAGCGCAAGGCGTTGATCGCCAAATTGCAACCCCTGGCCGTCGACGTGCCCGAGTCGGAGTGGGGGGCGGGCCACGCCGGCCGCATGCCGGGCGGGCCGAGCCGGTGGTCGCGCGGTAAGGACACCGAGTGGGCCACGGTGCGGCCCGAGCTGGTGTGCGAGGTCGCCTACGACAAGCTCGAGGCGGGCGAGCGCTTTCGTCACGCCACGCGGTTCCTGCGCTGGCGGGCCGACAAGCCGCCGCGCGAGTGCGGCTTCGACCAGATCGCGTCCGCGGCCGCGTTCGACGTCCGCGGGATCTTCGGGAGTCGGTAA
- a CDS encoding XRE family transcriptional regulator: MTSLAAWSVDVAVLDRARILRGWTRRDLGRRARVDEGTLCDLVAGRRRPTFGTLRAVCLALGLAMEDVISFPAHA; the protein is encoded by the coding sequence ATGACGTCGCTCGCCGCCTGGTCGGTTGACGTCGCGGTTCTCGACCGGGCGCGCATTCTGCGCGGGTGGACCCGCCGCGACCTCGGTCGGCGGGCCCGGGTTGACGAAGGCACCTTGTGCGACCTTGTCGCTGGCCGCCGCCGTCCGACGTTCGGCACTCTTCGCGCAGTCTGTCTGGCTCTTGGGCTGGCGATGGAGGATGTGATTAGCTTCCCGGCACATGCATAG
- the rmuC gene encoding DNA recombination protein RmuC, with amino-acid sequence MHHMSLLELLFALLLVCLLAGVAGVAALVWNLVRRADGQARDVAELRSSLEAGGHTQESQAAELRERLTQTQSVVEGLRSALSARQPVEDEARASLRRLESVIAGSSTRGAAGENILEEALRHLPPEMLQRNVWVGGKVVELAMRLPGGKLLPMDSKWVSSGALEQLAEPGLDATRRSQLTAQVEREVERRVREVGQYIDPATTSPFALAVIPDAAYDVCRGAIVGAHQRHVMVVGYAMALPYLLTLYQLHLQFARSVDMEKLQSALIDVERHLDTLETVLENKLQRAVTMLQNAYGEGKQVSARIRASAQSVQSASPPPREAKQISTEPLSLALVDPNQ; translated from the coding sequence ATGCACCATATGTCGCTGCTCGAACTCTTGTTCGCCCTTCTCCTTGTATGTCTCCTGGCCGGCGTCGCGGGCGTGGCCGCCCTGGTCTGGAACCTGGTCCGGCGCGCCGACGGGCAGGCCCGTGACGTCGCCGAGCTCAGGAGCAGCCTGGAGGCGGGGGGTCACACCCAGGAGTCCCAGGCGGCGGAGCTGCGCGAGCGGCTCACCCAGACCCAGTCGGTGGTCGAGGGCCTGCGCTCGGCCCTGTCCGCGCGTCAACCGGTGGAGGACGAGGCTCGGGCGAGCCTCAGGCGGCTGGAGAGCGTCATCGCCGGCAGCTCGACCCGTGGCGCGGCGGGCGAGAACATCCTGGAAGAGGCGCTCCGGCACCTGCCGCCCGAGATGCTGCAGCGCAACGTCTGGGTCGGCGGCAAGGTGGTGGAGCTGGCGATGCGGCTGCCCGGCGGCAAGCTGCTGCCGATGGACTCCAAGTGGGTCTCCAGCGGCGCGCTCGAACAGCTCGCCGAGCCTGGGCTCGACGCGACCCGCCGCTCCCAGCTCACGGCGCAGGTGGAGCGCGAGGTGGAGAGGCGGGTCCGCGAGGTCGGCCAGTACATCGACCCGGCCACCACCTCGCCCTTCGCGCTCGCCGTCATCCCCGACGCTGCCTACGACGTGTGTCGCGGCGCCATCGTGGGCGCCCACCAGCGGCACGTGATGGTGGTCGGCTACGCGATGGCGCTGCCCTACCTGCTGACCCTCTACCAGCTGCACCTGCAGTTCGCCCGCTCGGTCGACATGGAAAAGCTCCAATCCGCCCTCATCGACGTGGAGCGGCATCTCGACACCCTGGAGACCGTCCTGGAGAACAAGCTGCAAAGGGCGGTGACGATGCTCCAGAACGCCTACGGCGAGGGCAAGCAGGTGTCGGCTCGGATCCGCGCCTCGGCGCAGAGCGTCCAGTCCGCCTCCCCGCCTCCGAGGGAGGCCAAGCAGATTTCCACAGAGCCCCTGAGCCTGGCTCTCGTCGATCCCAACCAGTAG
- a CDS encoding vitamin B12-dependent ribonucleotide reductase — MAKNVADLAGAGKNGHRAKNGTKTGLRFGRYFTPAGSHAYDLVEWERRTAAIIGEKGQVIFEQKDVEVPRAWSQLAINVVAQKYFRGSPGSPERETSVRQIIDRVVETLAGWGRADGYFASEEDAENWAQELRYLLVTQHASFNSPVWFNIGVPGRAQQGSACFINSIQDSMESILDLVKTEGMLFKFGSGTGTNLSVLRSSKEQLSGGGTASGPVSFMKGYDSFAGSIKSGGTTRRAAKMVILNADHPDILDFIRCKAEEEKKAWALIEAGYNVGFNVPGGAYDSVQFQNANHSVRASDEFMRAVVDDKPWTTKAIVGGRVIDKHKARDLWREIAEAAWICGDPGLQFDTTIQDWNVVPNTGRINATNPCSEFVFLDDTACNLLSLNLMKFQSEDGKFDVERYRRAIDVCFTGQEILVSNASYPTPAIARNSEALRPLGLGYANLGALLMSMGLAYDSEEGGRFAGALTAIMTGRAFAQSASMAQVKGPFSEYARNREPMLRVMEKHRQAAHQLSTSPDSAEVVDAARETWDEAVKLGRTHGYRNAQATVLAPTGTIGLMMDCDTTGIEPDLALVKYKKLVGGGLLKIVNTTVPAALRKLGYDELKVKEIVEYIDENDTIEGAPHLMDEHLKVFDCAFKPVNGSRSIAPMGHVRMMAAVQPFISGSMSKTVNLPTDATVEDIEQTYLESWKLGLKCIAIYRDGCKRSQPLSTSLDKDKKAPRAQGAEETVEYRVVRRKLPDERKAVTHKFDIGGHEGYLTVGLFDDGTPGELFVTMAKEGSTISGLMDAFATQTSYALQFGVPLKFMVDKFSHMRFEPSGFTKNKEIPIAKSIVDYIFRWMASHFLPVEDQDEAGIIRRDAPADPAPAPATVAKAAHSASELKVIAMPAANGNGGSVQKITFINTDAPACPDCGAITVRSGSCYKCLNCGATTGCS, encoded by the coding sequence ATGGCCAAAAATGTCGCCGACCTCGCCGGAGCCGGTAAGAACGGCCACCGTGCCAAGAACGGAACCAAAACAGGGCTTCGCTTCGGGCGTTACTTCACGCCAGCGGGCAGTCACGCCTATGACCTGGTGGAGTGGGAGCGGCGCACCGCGGCCATCATCGGCGAGAAAGGCCAGGTCATCTTCGAGCAGAAGGACGTCGAGGTCCCCCGCGCCTGGTCGCAGCTGGCGATCAACGTCGTCGCCCAGAAGTACTTCCGGGGCAGCCCGGGCAGCCCGGAGCGTGAGACCAGCGTCCGCCAGATCATCGACCGCGTCGTCGAGACGCTCGCCGGCTGGGGCCGCGCGGACGGTTACTTCGCGAGCGAGGAGGACGCCGAGAACTGGGCGCAGGAGCTGCGCTACCTCCTGGTCACCCAGCACGCGTCGTTCAACAGCCCCGTCTGGTTCAACATCGGCGTCCCCGGCCGCGCGCAGCAGGGATCGGCCTGCTTCATCAACTCGATCCAGGACTCGATGGAGTCGATCCTCGACCTGGTCAAGACCGAGGGCATGCTCTTCAAGTTCGGCAGCGGCACCGGCACCAACCTGTCGGTCCTGCGCTCGTCGAAGGAGCAGCTGTCCGGCGGCGGCACCGCCTCCGGCCCGGTCTCCTTCATGAAGGGCTACGACTCGTTCGCGGGCTCGATCAAGTCGGGCGGCACCACCCGCCGGGCGGCGAAGATGGTCATCCTCAACGCCGACCACCCGGACATCCTCGACTTCATCCGCTGCAAGGCGGAGGAGGAGAAGAAGGCCTGGGCCCTGATCGAAGCCGGCTACAACGTCGGCTTCAACGTCCCGGGCGGCGCCTACGACTCGGTCCAGTTCCAGAACGCCAACCACTCCGTGCGCGCCAGCGACGAGTTCATGCGGGCCGTCGTCGACGACAAGCCCTGGACGACCAAGGCGATCGTCGGCGGCCGCGTGATCGACAAGCACAAGGCACGCGACCTGTGGCGTGAGATCGCCGAGGCGGCCTGGATCTGCGGCGACCCCGGGCTTCAGTTCGACACCACCATCCAGGATTGGAACGTCGTCCCCAACACCGGACGCATCAACGCCACCAACCCCTGTTCGGAGTTCGTGTTCCTCGACGACACCGCCTGCAACCTGCTCTCGCTCAACCTGATGAAGTTCCAGTCCGAGGACGGCAAGTTCGACGTCGAGCGCTACCGGCGCGCGATCGACGTGTGCTTCACCGGGCAGGAGATCCTCGTCTCCAACGCCTCCTACCCCACTCCGGCGATCGCCAGGAACTCCGAGGCGCTTCGTCCCCTGGGTCTTGGATACGCCAACCTGGGCGCGCTTTTGATGTCGATGGGACTCGCCTACGATTCCGAGGAGGGCGGACGCTTTGCCGGCGCGCTGACCGCGATCATGACCGGTCGCGCATTCGCCCAGTCGGCGAGCATGGCTCAGGTCAAGGGCCCGTTCAGCGAGTACGCCAGGAACCGCGAGCCGATGCTGCGCGTGATGGAGAAGCACCGCCAGGCAGCGCACCAACTGAGCACGTCACCCGATTCGGCCGAGGTGGTCGACGCGGCGAGGGAAACCTGGGACGAAGCGGTCAAGCTCGGCCGGACTCACGGCTACCGCAATGCCCAGGCCACCGTCCTGGCGCCAACCGGCACCATCGGGCTGATGATGGATTGCGACACCACGGGCATCGAGCCCGACCTGGCGCTGGTGAAATACAAGAAGCTCGTCGGCGGCGGACTGCTGAAGATCGTCAACACCACCGTGCCCGCCGCGCTGCGCAAGCTCGGCTATGACGAGCTGAAGGTGAAGGAGATCGTCGAGTACATCGACGAGAACGACACCATCGAGGGCGCTCCCCACCTGATGGACGAGCACCTGAAGGTCTTCGATTGCGCATTCAAGCCGGTCAACGGCTCTCGCTCGATCGCGCCGATGGGTCACGTGCGGATGATGGCTGCGGTCCAGCCGTTCATCTCCGGCTCGATGTCCAAGACCGTGAACCTGCCGACGGATGCGACGGTCGAGGACATCGAGCAGACGTACCTCGAGTCCTGGAAGCTGGGTCTCAAATGCATCGCCATCTACCGCGACGGCTGCAAGCGTTCGCAGCCTCTGTCCACCTCGCTCGACAAGGACAAGAAGGCCCCGCGCGCGCAGGGCGCCGAGGAAACGGTCGAGTACCGCGTGGTCCGGCGCAAGCTGCCCGACGAGCGCAAGGCGGTCACGCACAAGTTCGACATCGGGGGCCACGAGGGCTACCTGACGGTCGGCCTGTTCGACGACGGCACACCGGGGGAGCTGTTCGTGACGATGGCCAAGGAAGGCTCGACCATCTCGGGCCTGATGGACGCGTTCGCGACCCAGACCTCGTACGCGTTGCAGTTCGGGGTCCCGCTGAAATTCATGGTCGACAAGTTCAGCCACATGCGATTCGAGCCCTCCGGGTTCACCAAGAACAAGGAGATCCCGATCGCGAAGTCGATCGTCGACTACATCTTCCGGTGGATGGCGAGCCACTTCCTGCCGGTCGAGGACCAGGACGAGGCGGGCATCATCCGGCGTGACGCGCCCGCCGACCCCGCACCCGCGCCGGCGACCGTGGCCAAGGCCGCGCACTCCGCCTCGGAGCTGAAGGTGATCGCCATGCCGGCCGCCAACGGCAACGGCGGTTCAGTGCAGAAGATCACCTTCATCAACACCGACGCGCCGGCATGCCCGGACTGCGGCGCGATCACCGTGCGCTCAGGCTCGTGCTACAAGTGCCTGAACTGCGGGGCGACAACCGGCTGCAGCTGA
- a CDS encoding potassium transporter Kef: MEHTAPAVLDLGLLLLLAALAGKAARRLGLPAVIGYLLVGVVVSPFTPGYVANREQLSVLADVGVVLLLFEVGIEINPVRLARERRRLLLLSPLQVFVTWGLATAACLLFAMSPAGAAMVGLSIAMSSSVVVVNITRSRRRTTDPDTDEVLLGWSVIQDLVGVASALVLVIVIGLGGRSGPTALVELVAFIAIAVAAAVILPWLLRRLQAEHDLFLLVSVASGLLLAGLGSRFFGIPLALAAFVAGLAITESEVAAEARQRLLPFRDLFAVMFFVALGTVIDPRALIPALPWLGLFLALVVVTKVLLVWVLAKFGGLHARSLQLAVGLGQVGEFSYVLGALALGAGLITRQASVGLIGAVVISIATSSVLVRLAHQPEVRQTAPIE; encoded by the coding sequence GTGGAGCACACCGCGCCCGCCGTCCTCGATCTCGGATTGCTCCTCTTGCTCGCCGCGCTCGCCGGCAAAGCCGCCCGGCGCCTGGGCCTCCCGGCGGTCATCGGTTACCTGCTCGTGGGGGTCGTGGTCTCACCCTTCACCCCTGGCTACGTGGCCAATCGCGAGCAGCTTTCCGTCCTGGCCGATGTCGGCGTGGTGCTGCTCCTCTTCGAGGTCGGCATCGAGATCAACCCCGTACGCCTGGCGCGTGAGCGCCGCCGCCTTCTGCTGCTGTCGCCGCTGCAGGTGTTCGTGACCTGGGGGCTGGCCACCGCCGCCTGCCTGCTGTTCGCGATGAGCCCAGCCGGAGCGGCGATGGTCGGCCTGTCGATCGCCATGTCTTCGAGCGTCGTGGTCGTCAACATCACTCGCAGCCGCAGGCGCACCACCGATCCCGACACCGACGAGGTGCTGCTCGGTTGGAGTGTGATCCAGGACCTGGTCGGTGTCGCCTCGGCGCTGGTGCTCGTGATCGTCATCGGGCTGGGCGGCCGGTCGGGACCCACCGCGCTGGTCGAGCTGGTGGCCTTCATCGCCATCGCGGTGGCGGCGGCCGTCATCCTCCCGTGGCTCCTGCGACGCCTGCAGGCGGAGCACGACCTGTTCCTCCTGGTCTCGGTGGCCAGCGGGCTGCTGCTGGCGGGCTTGGGCTCCCGGTTCTTCGGCATCCCGCTGGCGCTCGCCGCGTTCGTGGCCGGGTTGGCGATCACCGAGAGCGAGGTGGCCGCCGAGGCGCGCCAGCGCCTGCTCCCGTTTCGCGACCTGTTCGCCGTCATGTTCTTCGTCGCGCTGGGTACCGTCATCGACCCCCGCGCCCTCATCCCGGCGCTGCCCTGGCTTGGCTTGTTTCTGGCTCTGGTCGTCGTCACCAAGGTGCTTCTCGTCTGGGTGCTGGCCAAGTTTGGCGGCCTGCACGCTCGATCGCTACAACTGGCCGTCGGGCTCGGCCAGGTGGGCGAGTTCAGCTACGTCCTCGGAGCGCTCGCGCTCGGCGCCGGCCTGATCACCAGACAGGCCAGCGTCGGTCTCATCGGCGCCGTCGTGATCAGCATCGCGACGTCCTCGGTGCTGGTCCGGCTCGCCCACCAGCCCGAGGTCAGGCAAACGGCGCCGATCGAATAG
- a CDS encoding N-acetyltransferase: MSKLELEWKTPGPPGRGTLDGELVRLEAIDPGRHAEPLFTASHGAAGDPRIWDYLSYGPFAHQGEFTAWLERCAASDDPLFYAIVDREAMQPRGMASYMRIVAEHGVIEIGHIWFAPVLQRTRQATEAIFLMARHAFDDLGYRRLEWKCDSANAPSRRAAQRFGFTYEGVFRQHMVVKGRNRDTAWFSITDGEWPLRRAAFEAWLAPSNFDGDGRQRESLAAVRAGIEGPKV, translated from the coding sequence ATGAGCAAATTGGAGTTGGAGTGGAAGACGCCGGGTCCGCCCGGGCGCGGCACCCTGGACGGCGAGCTCGTCCGTTTGGAGGCGATCGACCCTGGACGCCACGCCGAGCCGCTTTTCACCGCCTCGCACGGCGCGGCTGGTGATCCGCGCATCTGGGACTACCTGTCGTACGGCCCATTCGCTCACCAGGGTGAGTTCACAGCCTGGCTCGAGCGGTGCGCCGCCTCGGACGATCCGCTCTTCTACGCCATCGTGGACCGTGAGGCGATGCAACCGCGGGGGATGGCGAGCTACATGCGGATCGTGGCCGAGCATGGGGTGATCGAGATCGGGCACATCTGGTTCGCGCCCGTGCTCCAGCGCACTCGCCAGGCCACCGAGGCGATCTTCCTGATGGCGCGCCACGCCTTCGACGATCTGGGCTACCGCCGCCTCGAATGGAAGTGCGACTCGGCCAACGCGCCGTCGCGCCGGGCGGCGCAGCGGTTCGGCTTCACCTACGAAGGCGTGTTCCGCCAGCACATGGTCGTCAAGGGCCGGAACCGCGACACCGCCTGGTTCTCGATCACCGACGGGGAGTGGCCGCTCAGGCGAGCGGCCTTCGAAGCCTGGCTCGCGCCTTCGAATTTTGACGGCGACGGCCGCCAGCGAGAGTCACTGGCGGCCGTGCGTGCCGGGATCGAGGGACCAAAGGTTTAG
- the rdgB gene encoding RdgB/HAM1 family non-canonical purine NTP pyrophosphatase, with protein sequence MADRGRLVIASGNAGKLTEYRELLAGSGLELIAFDSEVEEVGETYADNARLKAEAAAARSGLPALGDDSGVEVDALDGFPGIRSARLGPNQKERTAELLRRLDGHARPWRAQFTCTLALAGPGQATQLFRGECHGEIVPDWRGQAGFGYDPVFLVPQAGKTFGEMPPEEKRQYSHRAAAVRALLQSGALERLSDGASGGR encoded by the coding sequence TTGGCTGACCGCGGTCGCCTTGTCATCGCGTCCGGCAACGCCGGCAAGCTGACCGAGTACCGCGAACTGCTCGCCGGCTCGGGGTTGGAGCTCATCGCCTTCGACAGCGAGGTGGAGGAGGTGGGGGAGACCTACGCCGACAACGCGCGGCTGAAGGCGGAGGCGGCGGCGGCCCGCTCCGGGCTGCCGGCGCTGGGTGATGACTCGGGGGTCGAGGTGGACGCGCTGGACGGCTTCCCGGGCATACGGTCGGCCCGCCTGGGGCCCAACCAGAAGGAGCGTACCGCCGAGCTGCTGCGGCGGCTGGACGGCCACGCGCGGCCCTGGCGGGCTCAGTTCACCTGCACGCTGGCGCTGGCGGGCCCAGGCCAGGCCACGCAACTCTTCCGGGGCGAGTGTCACGGCGAGATCGTGCCCGACTGGCGCGGCCAGGCCGGGTTCGGCTACGACCCCGTGTTCCTTGTGCCGCAGGCCGGGAAGACGTTCGGGGAGATGCCGCCGGAAGAGAAGCGTCAGTACAGCCATCGGGCCGCGGCGGTGCGTGCGCTGCTACAGTCGGGTGCGCTCGAACGGCTCTCGGATGGGGCGTCCGGCGGGCGGTAG
- a CDS encoding HoxN/HupN/NixA family nickel/cobalt transporter, whose amino-acid sequence MASPWTLLGRSFDRGERTRLGAFFGGVGALHVAGWGLLLVYGAQHPSLLALGGLAYTFGLRHAFDADHISAIDNTTRKLLQSGRKPVGVGFFFSLGHSTVVFLIAVALGLAAKSIVQGVVGDNGQLRSIGGAVGTLVSGGFLVLIGILNLVILLDIIRVYRNMHRGEYDRESLENELVAGGIMTRIFGRIFRLIDHSWQMYPIGFLFGLGFDTASEVALLAISAGAAAQGIPFTVVIALPLIFAAGMSLMDTTDGAFMSKAYSWAFASPIRKVFYNLTVTSLSVFVALFVGVVELVQILIQILKLHGGLFDAIANFDFIGKAGYVIVAAFVIAWAGALAIYKVRGIDERWAALIDDVA is encoded by the coding sequence ATGGCTTCGCCCTGGACTCTGCTCGGGCGGTCTTTCGACCGGGGCGAGCGAACGCGGCTGGGGGCTTTCTTCGGCGGCGTCGGCGCTCTGCACGTCGCCGGTTGGGGCCTGCTTCTGGTGTATGGCGCCCAGCATCCATCCCTTCTGGCGTTGGGCGGCCTGGCCTACACGTTCGGCCTCCGCCACGCGTTCGACGCCGATCACATCTCGGCCATCGACAACACCACGCGCAAGCTCCTGCAGAGCGGACGTAAGCCGGTGGGCGTGGGCTTTTTCTTCTCGCTGGGCCACTCGACGGTCGTGTTCCTGATCGCGGTCGCATTGGGGCTCGCGGCCAAGTCGATCGTGCAGGGCGTGGTCGGCGACAACGGACAGCTGAGGAGCATCGGCGGAGCGGTCGGCACGCTGGTGTCCGGCGGCTTCCTGGTGCTGATCGGGATCTTGAACCTGGTGATCCTGCTCGACATCATCCGCGTCTACCGCAACATGCACCGCGGCGAGTACGACCGCGAGAGCCTGGAAAACGAGCTGGTGGCGGGCGGGATCATGACCCGGATCTTCGGCCGGATCTTCCGCCTCATCGACCACAGCTGGCAGATGTACCCGATCGGCTTTCTGTTTGGGCTCGGCTTCGACACCGCCTCGGAGGTGGCTCTGCTGGCGATCTCGGCCGGGGCCGCGGCCCAGGGCATTCCGTTCACGGTCGTGATCGCGCTGCCGCTGATATTCGCCGCGGGCATGTCGCTGATGGACACGACCGATGGCGCGTTCATGTCGAAGGCATACTCGTGGGCTTTCGCCAGCCCGATCCGCAAGGTCTTCTACAACCTGACCGTGACGTCGCTGTCGGTGTTCGTCGCGCTCTTCGTCGGCGTCGTGGAGCTGGTGCAGATCCTGATCCAGATCCTGAAGCTGCACGGCGGCCTCTTCGACGCCATCGCGAATTTCGACTTCATCGGCAAGGCCGGCTACGTGATCGTGGCCGCGTTCGTGATCGCCTGGGCCGGAGCGCTCGCGATCTACAAGGTGCGAGGTATCGACGAGCGCTGGGCGGCCCTGATCGACGACGTCGCGTGA
- a CDS encoding flotillin family protein, giving the protein MPRSRPAGRSGSFPSPAAISWFLPPRQPAMKEHGRMPDFLTSTPFLAVTGVVILILLIAFVASRYHVAGANEALIVAGSRGAKVRDERGQVVASPGDKGVKVVVGGGTFIRPLLDRVGKLKLTARQINVQLSDAVTSQGIKVQVQGVATFKIGRDVESLRNAAERFLDAKPEQVDSIVKNVLEGSLRSIVGTLTIEELIRDRQKLLQQVQDAAKGDLATSGLQIDAFTIQSFSDESNYIELLGQQSVSTVTRDARMAKASTDQEAAVREAEAQQIKINAGRDVALREAETKTQVAAAQARADQAGPLAQAQAQQEVVRKQTELAELEAQRKEKELLSSTVKPAAAEAQAVIARAEGDKRARIASAEADAETTRLEGGAEAQIVLTKGEAEAKALAMRADAYKQFNEAAIIQTVLAALPDIVRAAAEPMSHIDSLTVMSADGASDIVRNATRAMVESTTAIKGLTGLDVPNLIGGALGRGFGERLRTGEGAGGGGTEKGTDRISEIAGEGLTALKAQAAESALHAEAAAKEAAEKAAAEAGQAAAEAEKVAAGARKAVAAAESKVAAAAAKVAPSDGNVTQWAKWLADQLRRVPEIQVYDALRLADLADRGPASARGVWATAQAVLGKDYGAVTVGDLLKRFAP; this is encoded by the coding sequence ATGCCGAGATCCCGGCCGGCCGGGCGGTCAGGGTCGTTTCCGTCGCCGGCGGCAATCTCGTGGTTTCTCCCACCCCGGCAGCCAGCAATGAAGGAGCACGGTCGGATGCCTGATTTCTTGACGTCAACACCATTCCTCGCGGTGACCGGCGTGGTCATCCTCATCCTCCTCATCGCCTTCGTCGCCAGCCGGTATCACGTGGCCGGGGCGAACGAAGCGCTCATCGTCGCCGGCTCGCGCGGCGCCAAGGTGCGCGACGAGCGCGGCCAGGTCGTGGCCTCCCCTGGCGACAAGGGGGTCAAGGTCGTGGTCGGCGGCGGGACCTTCATCCGCCCGCTGCTCGACCGGGTCGGCAAGCTGAAGCTCACCGCCCGCCAGATCAACGTGCAGCTCAGCGACGCGGTGACCAGCCAGGGCATCAAGGTCCAGGTCCAGGGCGTGGCCACGTTCAAGATCGGGCGCGACGTCGAGTCCCTGCGCAACGCCGCTGAGCGCTTTCTCGACGCCAAGCCGGAGCAGGTCGATTCCATCGTCAAGAACGTGCTCGAGGGTTCGCTGCGGTCCATCGTCGGCACGCTGACCATCGAAGAGCTGATCCGCGACCGCCAGAAGCTCCTGCAGCAGGTGCAGGACGCCGCCAAGGGCGACCTTGCCACGAGCGGGCTGCAGATCGACGCCTTCACTATTCAGAGCTTCTCGGACGAGTCGAACTACATCGAGCTGCTGGGCCAGCAGAGCGTCTCCACCGTCACGCGAGACGCGCGCATGGCCAAGGCCTCCACCGACCAGGAGGCGGCGGTGCGAGAAGCCGAGGCGCAGCAGATCAAGATCAACGCGGGGCGTGACGTCGCGCTGCGGGAAGCCGAGACCAAGACCCAGGTCGCCGCCGCCCAGGCGCGCGCCGACCAGGCCGGCCCGCTCGCCCAGGCCCAGGCGCAGCAGGAGGTCGTGCGCAAGCAGACCGAGCTGGCCGAGCTCGAGGCCCAGCGCAAGGAGAAGGAGCTGCTGTCGTCCACCGTCAAGCCGGCGGCGGCGGAGGCGCAGGCGGTGATCGCGCGAGCCGAAGGCGACAAGCGCGCCAGGATCGCTTCGGCCGAAGCGGACGCCGAGACGACGCGCCTCGAAGGCGGCGCGGAGGCGCAGATCGTGCTCACCAAGGGTGAGGCGGAGGCCAAGGCGCTGGCGATGCGTGCCGACGCCTACAAGCAGTTCAACGAGGCGGCCATCATCCAGACGGTGCTGGCCGCGCTGCCCGACATCGTGCGCGCCGCGGCGGAGCCGATGAGCCACATCGATTCTCTGACCGTGATGAGCGCGGACGGCGCATCGGACATCGTCCGCAACGCGACGCGGGCGATGGTCGAATCCACGACCGCCATCAAGGGCCTGACCGGGCTCGACGTGCCGAACCTGATCGGCGGGGCTCTCGGTCGGGGCTTCGGTGAGAGGCTACGCACCGGAGAGGGCGCCGGCGGCGGCGGCACGGAGAAAGGCACGGATCGCATAAGCGAGATCGCCGGCGAGGGCTTGACGGCGCTGAAGGCGCAGGCCGCGGAGTCGGCGCTGCACGCCGAGGCGGCCGCCAAGGAAGCCGCGGAGAAGGCGGCGGCGGAGGCCGGGCAGGCAGCCGCCGAGGCAGAGAAGGTCGCGGCGGGAGCGAGGAAAGCGGTGGCCGCCGCCGAATCCAAGGTGGCCGCCGCGGCGGCCAAGGTCGCGCCCAGCGACGGCAACGTCACGCAGTGGGCGAAGTGGCTGGCCGACCAGCTGCGCCGGGTGCCGGAGATCCAGGTCTACGACGCCCTTCGCCTCGCCGACCTGGCAGACCGCGGCCCGGCCTCGGCCCGCGGGGTGTGGGCGACCGCGCAGGCGGTGCTGGGGAAGGACTACGGCGCCGTGACCGTCGGGGACCTGCTCAAGCGTTTCGCCCCATAA